GATTTCCCCTTTTTTGCTTACACGTTACTCTAATTATATCAAAAAATATGACCTGATTATGAATGTCGAATTATATTTTCTGAATTTTCTTTTAATTTTTGAAGGGTTTTTCAATATTTTTTGCGAAACATTTGTATAACAATTTTTTCTTTGCTTATTGTTACATAATAGTAGGTTCGGGTGGAGTTTTGCAAGCGTTTCCTATACAATAACCGATATTTTTTGATTTTTTCCTACAAAATATCTTGCAATATATTCAGAAACTCATTACAATTGCCATATATTAAAAATCTTAGCAATATATAAATCCTCATCAATCCGATGAGGTAGAGGTTGCGACTTTTAAGAGTAAAACGGACGAGATACAGAGAATGTCTAAGACTCCGTTTGAAAGGAAAAGTTGCCGAAGTTTATATTTCTTCTCTGGAAATATGAGCTGGGGCTGTGTCTGAAAGGAACAGAACTGTCACGTTTACAAAATTACCGTGTAAACGTGGGGTGCTATCTTAACGGAAGGGTATGATGGGGTGGTTATTTGTGAAACGTTCCGCCAAATTCCTTTGGCGGTTTTTTGTATTTTTCTCCCCCGCTCCTTCCTATCTTACAAGAAAAGGAGTGTTGAACATGAATAGCGCAACGAATCAAACTACCTCTCAAACAGAAACTACAAAAGGAAAAGGTGAATTAAGACGCGGTCTAAAATCAAAGCACCTTACGATGATTTCTCTCGGCGGTACAATTGGTACCGGACTATTTCTTGCCAGCGGTGGTGTCATTCATTCAGCTGGACCTGGCGGCGCATTAATTGCATACGCCGCAATTGGAATTATGGTTTACTTTTTAATGACAAGCTTAGCCGAACTCGCAGCTTACATGCCTGTTACTGGATCTTTTAGCACGTACGCAACAAAATTTGTTGATCCATCACTTGGCTTTGCACTTGGATGGAACTATTGGTATAACTGGGCAATTACTATCGCTGCTGAACTAGCGGCTGTAACATTAATTATGAAATTTTGGTTTCCAGATACTCCTTCCCTCATTTGGAGCGGATTATGTTTAGCTATTATTTTCCTTTTAAACTACTTATCTGTTAAAGGATTTGGTGAATCTGAATATTGGTTCGCACTTATTAAAGTAGCTACGATTATTATCTTTTTAATTGTCGGGTTTATGATGATTTTCGGAATTATGGGCGGCGAAACTGTTGGATTTAAAAACTTCACTGTTGCAGATGCACCATTTAACGGCGGCATCATGGCAATTATCGGTGTATTTATGGCAGCTGGTTTCTCATTCCAAGGTACTGAATTATTAGGTGTAGCTGCTGGTGAAACATCTGATCCAGAGCGTAATATTCCAAAAGCAATTCGTTCGATCTTTTGGCGTATCCTTTTATTCTATATCCTTGCGATTCTCGTTATCGGTTTATTAATTCCTTATACAACTGAAAGTCTTGCCGCAAGTGATGTAACAGTAAGTCCATTTACACTTATTTTTGAAAAAGCGGGCGTTGCCTTCGCTGCTTCTGTTATGAACGCTGTTATTTTAACGGCAGTACTATCTGCTGGTAACTCTGGTATGTATGCATCAACTCGTATGCTTTGGGACTTAGCTCGCCAAGGGAAAGCACCAAAGTTTCTTGGTAAATTAGATAGCCGCGGCGTACCTGTTAACGCATTAATCGTAACATCGATTGTCGGTAGTATCGCTTTCATTGCTTCTTTATTCGGTGACGGTGTTGTATACATTTGGTTACTAAATGCATCAGGAATGTCTGGCTTTATCGCATGGGTTGGAATCGCAATTAGTCATTACCGTTTCCGCAAAGCATATATCGCACAAGGAAAAGATTTAAATGACTTACCTTATAGAGCAAAATGGTTCCCATTCGGACCAATCTTCGCTTTTGCGCTTTGCGTCATCGTAATTTTAGGTCAAAACTACGGCGCATTTATGGGCGAATCAATCGATTGGAACGGCGTACTCGTTTCTTACATCGGTTTACCACTCTTCTTAGTACTTTGGTTAGGATACAAATTTACGAAAAAAACAAAAGTCATTCCACTTGATAAATGTGAACTAAAATAAAGTGAAACGAGCAAACAAATTTGTTTGCTCGTTTTTTATTGCAAACCTCTTTGCTTCCCTATTGCCCCTGTTTTTGCAATAATAAAGGAAATATAAATAAAGGTTGGGATACAATGAACATTCGTATTACTGATGAGGCAAAAGCAGCTATACATAGATTAGAACGTGAAGATAAAAAAATCATTCGTATTAGAGGGACAATGACAAACTCTTGTAGTATTTTCGTTGATGTCGATTTAATTTGGGATACATATGTTGCAGATGATGTGGTATATGAAGATGCAGACCTTATCGTACAAATGGATACATTTACGAAAGACTACACTGGTGATACGGTGAAGCTTGATTATAAGACGACAGGTTATAGTATTACGACTCCGAGTGAGACTTTAGTTTATGGATTGTCGATTAAAAAATAAAACTTGTTTTCAACTGACCAATGAGGTGAAAAAATGGGTAAATATGTTCCGCTAAAATTTTTGTTTAACGAAGAATTAGCAGAAAAAATGGCTGATTCTATTTGTAAACACGATCCTACTTTCTCTAAAAGAAACTTTGTGTCTTCCGTAACATGTAAAGTTGAAAACTTAGAGTTAAAGCAGCGTATTGAAGTAATGGCAGATGAATTACACAATGCTTTACAAAAAGATTTTAATGAAGCAATACATATATTACTGAAAACATTAGGCCCAGGAAATACAACAGAAGTAGGCATGTTTACAAACGGATATATGCACATGCCTATGGCAAAATACGTTGAAAAATATGGGCTTAACGATTTTGAATCCTCTTTCAACGCCATGTATGAAATAACAAAAAGGAATACTGCTGAATATGCCATTCGGCCTTTTCTTGAAACATACCATGAAGACACAC
This genomic window from Bacillus anthracis str. Vollum contains:
- a CDS encoding amino acid permease, whose protein sequence is MNSATNQTTSQTETTKGKGELRRGLKSKHLTMISLGGTIGTGLFLASGGVIHSAGPGGALIAYAAIGIMVYFLMTSLAELAAYMPVTGSFSTYATKFVDPSLGFALGWNYWYNWAITIAAELAAVTLIMKFWFPDTPSLIWSGLCLAIIFLLNYLSVKGFGESEYWFALIKVATIIIFLIVGFMMIFGIMGGETVGFKNFTVADAPFNGGIMAIIGVFMAAGFSFQGTELLGVAAGETSDPERNIPKAIRSIFWRILLFYILAILVIGLLIPYTTESLAASDVTVSPFTLIFEKAGVAFAASVMNAVILTAVLSAGNSGMYASTRMLWDLARQGKAPKFLGKLDSRGVPVNALIVTSIVGSIAFIASLFGDGVVYIWLLNASGMSGFIAWVGIAISHYRFRKAYIAQGKDLNDLPYRAKWFPFGPIFAFALCVIVILGQNYGAFMGESIDWNGVLVSYIGLPLFLVLWLGYKFTKKTKVIPLDKCELK
- a CDS encoding iron-sulfur cluster biosynthesis family protein, with the translated sequence MNIRITDEAKAAIHRLEREDKKIIRIRGTMTNSCSIFVDVDLIWDTYVADDVVYEDADLIVQMDTFTKDYTGDTVKLDYKTTGYSITTPSETLVYGLSIKK
- a CDS encoding DNA alkylation repair protein; protein product: MGKYVPLKFLFNEELAEKMADSICKHDPTFSKRNFVSSVTCKVENLELKQRIEVMADELHNALQKDFNEAIHILLKTLGPGNTTEVGMFTNGYMHMPMAKYVEKYGLNDFESSFNAMYEITKRNTAEYAIRPFLETYHEDTLNILQKWIHDKNSHIRRLVSEGTRPRLPWAKKIGALKGDFKYNLQLLDPLMDDPSKYVQKSVANHINDITKEDKELVFQWLQQLRDKQHPVNPWIIKHGLRTVIKNDTLPKDFYF